The following coding sequences lie in one Musa acuminata AAA Group cultivar baxijiao chromosome BXJ1-8, Cavendish_Baxijiao_AAA, whole genome shotgun sequence genomic window:
- the LOC135588524 gene encoding uncharacterized protein LOC135588524: MGKSEEEQPAPALPTSPPEASERSSGSGFPRCRSIGRVVRPRCVAALILGLAVLLSAVFWLPPFVKMYGRHDRGSRFTAEVVASFRLQKPVALLNANIGKLQFDIFEEIGVPDSSVAVIYLEPLGGSNWTNVVFGVWPYPRNSTLSTTGLSILRESFMSLVVRQSTLHLTASLFGNSWFFEVLKFPGGITIIPPQRAFLLQKVQMLFNFTLNFSIDQVQDKVSELKDQMKAGLLLNSNENLYVRLTNLEGSTVAPPTIVQTSIILAVGNRQPSLPRWKELAQTIQNSSAGNLGLNHTVFGRVKQIRLFSFPQHSLNNGGNTGSPSPAPQPNPDHNHHYLHHHHHHHGHHHHIPMHLAPAPVPDTAPQPAYQSPTPSGCRYRFSRKPRSKGYLAPVAAPVDAPKHSAAPEAVLGHSTRPASAPQHLLAPRVHENSPVPAPNMNPPSPSPAVSFTHVQPRSEGITDNKPPDRLPSISPAPYSSFASGKSSVHLLLAPLLYVILSC; the protein is encoded by the exons ATGGGGAAATCCGAAGAGGAGCAGCCTGCGCCCGCGCTGCCGACGTCCCCGCCTGAGGCTTCCGAGAGGAGTTCCGGCTCCGGATTCCCGCGCTGCCGCTCGATCGGGCGTGTAGTGCGGCCCCGCTGCGTCGCCGCTCTGATTCTTGGCCTCGCGGTGCTGCTGTCGGCGGTGTTCTGGTTGCCGCCGTTCGTGAAGATGTACGGGCGTCACGATCGAGGTTCGCGGTTCACAG CCGAAGTTGTTGCGAGTTTCAGACTACAAAAGCCAGTGGCTCTGCTAAATGCCAATATTGGAAAACTTCAATTTGACATCTTTGAAGAAATTGGTGTCCCTGATTCTTCG GTAGCCGTAATCTATCTGGAGCCTTTGGGTGGATCTAACTGGACAAATGTGGTTTTTGGAGTTTGGCCCTATCCAAGAAATTCAACTCTCTCAACAACTGGGCTAAGCATACTTAGGGAGTCTTTTATGTCCTTGGTCGTAAGGCAGTCAACTCTTCATCTGACTGCATCCTTGTTTGGGAACTCATGGTTCTTTGAAGTGCTTAAGTTTCCTGGAGGGATCACCATAATACCCCCTCAAAGAGCTTTTCTTTTGCAGAAGGTGCAAATGCTTTTCAATTTTActttaaatttttctattgatcaAGTCCAGGACAAAGTCAGTGAACTGAAGGATCAGATGAAGGCTGGACTACTTCTCAACTCGAATGAG AATTTATATGTTAGATTGACAAACTTGGAGGGCTCTACAGTTGCTCCTCCAACAATTGTTCAAACCTCCATTATACTTGCAGTTGGGAATCGGCAGCCCTCCCTACCAAGGTGGAAAGAGTtggctcaaacaattcagaattcTTCTGCAGGAAACCTTGGCCTAAATCATACTGTATTTGGTAGAGTAAAGCAAATACGTCTTTTCTCTTTTCCTCAACATTCCTTGAATAATGGAGGAAATACTGGTTCACCAAGTCCAGCTCCTCAACCAAATCCAGATCATAATCATCATTACTtgcaccaccaccatcatcaccaTGGCCATCATCACCATATTCCTATGCACCTTGCTCCTGCTCCTGTGCCTGATACAGCTCCACAACCTGCTTACCAATCTCCAACTCCCTCTGGCTGCCGATATCGATTTTCAAGAAAACCAAGAAGCAAGGGTTATTTAGCCCCAGTTGCTGCACCTGTTGATGCTCCAAAGCATTCTGCTGCACCAGAAGCTGTTTTGGGGCACTCTACTAGGCCTGCAAGTGCTCCACAACATCTACTTGCTCCTCGTGTGCATGAAAATTCACCTGTTCCAGCTCCAAACATGAATCCACCTTCTCCTTCACCTGCTGTTTCTTTTACCCATGTTCAACCTCGTAGTGAGGGTATAACAGATAACAAGCCTCCTGATAGGTTGCCATCTATTTCACCTGCACCATATTCAT CTTTTGCTTCAGGCAAGAGTTCTGTTCATTTGCTCCTTGCACCACTCTTGTACGTGATACTGAGTTGTTAA
- the LOC135588526 gene encoding phosphatidylinositol N-acetylglucosaminyltransferase subunit C-like, whose product MEGATDQVIERPMWKKVAYGGMQPGYDDNYTDESFLEEMVMNANVVKRDLWKVMQDSVSITQYICIVALVVSVWAHTLSLNIDEISLLKLDVGLLALGFSILLITTSQLSVQLLSRYFLNISFFICGLYILAPIYHTLTRSMSSDSIVALTVSLLIIHLFLHDYSGSTIRPPGALKNPNLASNISLNASIVASVLVASRLPSRLHVFAIMLFSLQIFLFAPLITFCIKKYSNRVHLGFSFALMSMTLSVVYQLHGMLFVLLLGLLLFISVVCPYWLIRIQEYKFEINGPWDEAKLCFDITE is encoded by the coding sequence ATGGAAGGTGCTACAGATCAGGTCATAGAACGGCCAATGTGGAAGAAAGTGGCCTATGGAGGAATGCAGCCAGGTTATGATGACAACTACACCGATGAGTCATTTCTTGAAGAAATGGTTATGAATGCTAATGTGGTAAAGAGGGATCTTTGGAAAGTGATGCAAGATTCTGTCTCCATTACTCAATATATATGCATAGTAGCTCTTGTGGTCTCTGTATGGGCTCACACATTGAGCTTGAACATTGATGAGATCTCTCTCCTTAAACTGGATGTAGGTCTCCTAGCACTTGGTTTTTCGATACTCTTGATCACTACTAGTCAGCTCTCCGTGCAGCTTCTCTCACGGTATTTTCTCAACATTTCCTTTTTCATATGTGGCCTATACATTTTGGCACCTATCTATCACACTCTCACCAGGTCTATGAGTTCAGATTCAATAGTGGCACTAACTGTATCGCTTCTCATCATCCATCTTTTCCTGCATGATTATTCTGGCTCCACAATAAGACCCCCCGGTGCTCTGAAGAACCCGAATCTGGCAAGTAACATCTCTTTGAATGCGTCAATAGTGGCATCAGTTCTTGTGGCCTCACGCCTCCCATCTAGGCTTCATGTCTTTGCCATCATGCTCTTTTCtttgcaaatctttctttttgcGCCACTTATCACGTTTTGCATCAAGAAATACTCCAACAGAGTGCACCTAGGCTTTTCATTTGCATTAATGAGTATGACACTGAGTGTTGTGTACCAGTTGCATGGCATGCTCTTTGTTCTCTTGTTAGGTCTTCTACTTTTCATATCTGTTGTTTGCCCCTACTGGCTTATAAGGATACAGGAATACAAGTTTGAGATAAATGGTCCATGGGATGAAGCTAAACTGTGTTTTGACATAACGGAGTAA
- the LOC103995938 gene encoding hexokinase-3 encodes MARVGLGLAVGCAVVTCAIAAALVSRSVRRRWRWGQAVALVRELEVACDTPVGRLRQVVDAMAVEMHAGLASDGGSKLKMLLTFIDNLPDGTEEGTYYALDLGGSNFRVLRVQLGGKGSMILSHKVESQPIPQELMTGTSEELFNFIASILKRFVQSENDGFQQLPDDRKDLGFTFSFPVKQLSISSGVLIKWTKGFSIEDAVGKDIAQCLNEAMTKIGLNMRVAALVNDTVGTLALGHYNDEDTVAAVIIGTGTNACYLERTDAIIKCQGLLTNSGAMVVNMEWGNFWSSHLPRTSYDIALDDESPNRNEQGFEKMISGMYLGDIVRRVLYRMAEESDIFLDPAKNLSVPFILRTPLMANMHEDDSPDLTEVGRVLEEHLKISRVPLKVRRLVVRVCDIVTRRASRLAAAGIVGMLKKTGRDGSGGVASGRTRGKPRRTVVVVEGGLYIGYTMFKQYLNEAIGEILGDEVAPYVLLKVSEDGSGIGAALLAAVYSSNR; translated from the exons ATGGCGAGGGTCGGCCTCGGGTTGGCGGTGGGGTGCGCCGTGGTGACGTGCGCGATCGCGGCGGCGCTCGTGAGCCGCAGCGTGAGGAGGCGGTGGCGCTGGGGTCAGGCGGTGGCGCTGGTGAGGGAGTTGGAGGTGGCGTGCGACACCCCAGTTGGGAGGCTGCGCCAGGTGGTCGACGCCATGGCGGTGGAGATGCACGCTGGTCTCGCGTCCGACGGCGGCAGCAAGCTCAAGATGTTGCTCACCTTCATCGATAACCTGCCGGATGG AACCGAAGAAGGTACATACTACGCACTTGATTTAGGAGGTTCAAATTTTAGGGTCCTGCGGGTTCAGCTTGGTGGTAAAGGGTCCATGATATTGAGTCACAAAGTGGAAAGTCAACCAATTCCCCAGGAATTAATGACTGGTACAAGTGAG GAGCTGTTTAATTTTATTGCTTCAATACTAAAGCGGTTTGTTCAAAGTGAGAATGATGGTTTTCAACAGCTACCAGATGATAGAAAAGATCTTGGATTTACATTTTCTTTTCCTGTGAAACAATTGTCTATTTCTTCTGGTGTTCTTATCAAGTGGACTAAAGGGTTTTCAATTGAAGATGCT GTTGGAAAAGATATTGCACAGTGTTTAAATGAAGCCATGACAAAGATTGGACTTAATATGCGGGTAGCTGCATTG GTGAATGACACTGTTGGCACATTGGCTCTTGGGCATTATAATGATGAGGACACTGTCGCTGCTGTGATAATTGGAACAGGGACAAATGCTTGCTATCTTGAGCGCACTGATGCAATTATTAAGTGTCAAGGCCTTCTTACAAATTCTGGTGCAATG GTTGTCAACATGGAATGGGGGAATTTCTGGTCATCACATCTACCGAGAACCTCCTATGATATAGCTCTAGATGATGAGAGCCCTAATCGTAATGAACAG GGTTTTGAGAAAATGATTTCAGGAATGTACTTGGGTGACATTGTTAGAAGGGTGCTTTATAGGATGGCAGAGGAGTCAGATATCTTTTTAGATCCTGCAAAAAATTTATCAGTCCCCTTTATCTTAAG GACACCTCTGATGGCTAACATGCATGAGGATGATTCACCTGATCTGACAGAAGTTGGAAGGGTACTTGAGGAACACTTGAAG ATATCTAGAGTCCCTTTGAAGGTAAGAAGGCTCGTTGTGAGAGTATGTGACATAGTCACAAGAAGAGCTTCCCGGTTAGCTGCAGCAGGCATAGTTGGGATGCTGAAGAAAACAGGACGAGATGGGAGTGGTGGTGTTGCGAGTGGAAGAACGAGAGGCAAACCGAGAAGAACCGTGGTCGTAGTCGAAGGCGGTCTCTACATTGGCTATACAATGTTCAAGCAGTATTTGAACGAAGCTATCGGTGAGATCTTAGGTGATGAGGTCGCCCCATACGTTCTTCTCAAAGTCTCCGAGGATGGATCGGGAATCGGTGCTGCTCTCCTTGCTGCAGTATATTCATCAAATAGATAA
- the LOC135588527 gene encoding uncharacterized protein LOC135588527 → MEPLNTKLYEKYKNLKKRKFFEEEEWNRKRDTDLRSYQSAMEDLIEEMKNANERLRAELYSFQEQYANCEKSLLEESQKSKELSDEVGRLQNLLLRKNDTSDKSLMSSPCSIAGVMSTEIPKSLPRQKTPDLCEEISPIQNKEAATLTYDSHKVETKVPDCCRRNMGSSSDASEDCCNCVFQTLMKLLVGMDFSVNSQTESLCLLVVHKMSGYSFSLTWMPRDGGEGELMYRVSSLGTLERVALDWMKEDMIFSTAMCRVFFERVTRVTGHS, encoded by the exons ATGGAGCCGCTCAACACCAAACTGTATGAAAAATACAAGAATCTGAAG AAAAGAAAGTTCTTTGAGGAGGAGGAGTGGAACCGTAAAAGAGATACTGACCTGAGGAGTTATCAGTCTG CTATGGAGGACTTAATAGAAGAGATGAAGAATGCAAATGAACGGCTCCGAGCTGAATT GTATTCCTTTCAGGAACAATATGCTAACTGTGAAAAGTCACTGCTTGAAGAGAGCCAGAAAT CCAAAGAGCTCTCTGATGAAGTTGGAAGACTCCAGAATCTTTTATTGAGGAAAAATGACACAAGTGACAAATCACTGATGTCATCACCTTGTTCAATAGCTGGAGTAATGTCCACAGAAATACCTAAGAGCTTACCAAGACAGAAAACACCAGACTTATGTGAGGAAATCAGCCCCATTCAAAATAAAGAAGCAGCTACCCTTACCTATGATAGCCACAAAGTAGAGACTAAGGTG CCAgattgttgcagaagaaacatggGCAGTTCAA GTGATGCTTCAGAAGATTGCTGCAATTGCGTTTTCCAGACTCTTATGAAGCTCTTGGTTGGCATGGATTTTTCTGTCAATAGTCAAACTGAAAGTCTTTGTCTTTTAGTTGTTCACAAAATGAGTG GTTACAGTTTTAGCTTAACATGGATGCCACGTGATGGTGGAGAAGGTGAGTTGATGTATCGTGTTTCTTCACTGGGGACACTGGAGAGGGTAGCTTTGGATTGGATGAAGGAGGACATGATATTTAGCACAGCCATGTGTCGTGTTTTCTTTGAGCGGGTAACACGAGTCACCGGGCATTCTTGA
- the LOC103995935 gene encoding protein EARLY RESPONSIVE TO DEHYDRATION 15 isoform X3: protein MSTMAASSGATGKSMLNPDAPLFIPMAFQQVEDFSAEWWELVKTTTWFREHWLHQHQDQETFDAADDDEDVINLLPDSFDLGVGDESSILEAEHDDAAGDQISMALKKERIGNGVPSDAEAVARSLGVESPKNGSRSILEPTKHREKPAQRLSPRCGPHHVIQQPR from the exons ATGAGTACAATGGCAGCGTCATCGGGAGCAACTGGAAAATCGATGTTGAACCCCGATGCTCCACTCTTCATCCCGATGGCATTTCAACAAGTGGAAGATTTTTCAGCAGAGTGGTGGGAGTTGGTGAAGACCACCACATGGTTCCGTGAACATTGGCTCCATCAGCACCAAGATCAAGAAACCTTTGatgctgctgatgatgatgaggatgttATAAACCTGCTGCCAGACTCCTTTGATCTTGGCGTCGGTGATGAGTCATCCATTCTCGAGGCGGAGCATGATGATGCAGCTGGAGACCAAATTTCCATGGCCCTGAAGAAAGAAAGAATTGGTAACG GTGTTCCGAGTGATGCAGAAGCAGTGGCAAGGAGCCTGGGCGTAGAATCTCCGAAGAATGGAAGTAGATCGATCTTGGAACCAACAAAGCATCGGGAGAAACCTGCGCAGCGCCTGAGCCCGAGGTGCGGCCCCCACCATGTCATCCAGCAGCCTCGTTGA
- the LOC103995935 gene encoding protein EARLY RESPONSIVE TO DEHYDRATION 15 isoform X2, producing the protein MRMCQKGSNDWETMSTMAASSGATGKSMLNPDAPLFIPMAFQQVEDFSAEWWELVKTTTWFREHWLHQHQDQETFDAADDDEDVINLLPDSFDLGVGDESSILEAEHDDAAGDQISMALKKERIGVPSDAEAVARSLGVESPKNGSRSILEPTKHREKPAQRLSPRCGPHHVIQQPR; encoded by the exons ATGAGGATGTG TCAGAAAGGAAGCAACGACTGGGAGACAATGAGTACAATGGCAGCGTCATCGGGAGCAACTGGAAAATCGATGTTGAACCCCGATGCTCCACTCTTCATCCCGATGGCATTTCAACAAGTGGAAGATTTTTCAGCAGAGTGGTGGGAGTTGGTGAAGACCACCACATGGTTCCGTGAACATTGGCTCCATCAGCACCAAGATCAAGAAACCTTTGatgctgctgatgatgatgaggatgttATAAACCTGCTGCCAGACTCCTTTGATCTTGGCGTCGGTGATGAGTCATCCATTCTCGAGGCGGAGCATGATGATGCAGCTGGAGACCAAATTTCCATGGCCCTGAAGAAAGAAAGAATTG GTGTTCCGAGTGATGCAGAAGCAGTGGCAAGGAGCCTGGGCGTAGAATCTCCGAAGAATGGAAGTAGATCGATCTTGGAACCAACAAAGCATCGGGAGAAACCTGCGCAGCGCCTGAGCCCGAGGTGCGGCCCCCACCATGTCATCCAGCAGCCTCGTTGA
- the LOC103995935 gene encoding protein EARLY RESPONSIVE TO DEHYDRATION 15 isoform X1 has protein sequence MRMCQKGSNDWETMSTMAASSGATGKSMLNPDAPLFIPMAFQQVEDFSAEWWELVKTTTWFREHWLHQHQDQETFDAADDDEDVINLLPDSFDLGVGDESSILEAEHDDAAGDQISMALKKERIGNGVPSDAEAVARSLGVESPKNGSRSILEPTKHREKPAQRLSPRCGPHHVIQQPR, from the exons ATGAGGATGTG TCAGAAAGGAAGCAACGACTGGGAGACAATGAGTACAATGGCAGCGTCATCGGGAGCAACTGGAAAATCGATGTTGAACCCCGATGCTCCACTCTTCATCCCGATGGCATTTCAACAAGTGGAAGATTTTTCAGCAGAGTGGTGGGAGTTGGTGAAGACCACCACATGGTTCCGTGAACATTGGCTCCATCAGCACCAAGATCAAGAAACCTTTGatgctgctgatgatgatgaggatgttATAAACCTGCTGCCAGACTCCTTTGATCTTGGCGTCGGTGATGAGTCATCCATTCTCGAGGCGGAGCATGATGATGCAGCTGGAGACCAAATTTCCATGGCCCTGAAGAAAGAAAGAATTGGTAACG GTGTTCCGAGTGATGCAGAAGCAGTGGCAAGGAGCCTGGGCGTAGAATCTCCGAAGAATGGAAGTAGATCGATCTTGGAACCAACAAAGCATCGGGAGAAACCTGCGCAGCGCCTGAGCCCGAGGTGCGGCCCCCACCATGTCATCCAGCAGCCTCGTTGA